ATCGAAAGGTGGTCAGGTATCTTCCGTCACACCCAGAAACGCTTGCTGtccggcagcagcagctacaaTCGCTGGCACTACATCCCGAACCAATGGAAAGGTCGAAAAACGTCGAACATTCCGTAAGGCTGCCATATTGAAACGCACACGTACATTGTTTGAAgcatcgaagaagaaaatatgggCTATGAAGAGGTTTGAAACACCGAAGAAACAGAATAACGTAAGTAAAACTTCACCATCTGACCATTCCGAACGCGATCCAAATATCAATCGCAATAGTTCCGCGAAAAAGAAGTATAATCTACACCACAAGCACTTAGGGTACACACCGGTTCATTTGAGGTGTAAAACGTGTGGGTCAGGACAAGTTGGTGGTAATGGCGAAGAAGCAGTAGTGCCAGTTAATTACCGTCCTACACGACAGCAACCTTCTTCTCATGCAGGATTAAAATCTTctaaagatgaaaataaagaaaaccttTGTGCTACAAACGATGAAAACAGGCGACGTAAAAGTGGTGAGGAAACTAATCGAAAATCTGCTCGGAGCCTCAATTTTGCTGCGGTCTCACAAGGACAACGTTTAAACCCTTCGCCTGTAGAACGTTCCGATAATGAAGTGTCACCCCGAAAGAGCGGAAAACATCTGTCCGAGACAAAGTTCCTAAAGACGCTTCGCAACTTGAAAATATCTCCAAAAAGGATATTTCGCTTTGGGTCTCAATCTTCGACAGCCCTAGACAATCGTTCAACGAGTAGCGAATGCCATGCACAGGGAGAATTTCAATCGTATGACGATCTGAATCTGGACAATGTGGCTAATATGGGCGACTTTCTTAGTAACATACGGCGCAAAATAGCTGAAGATGAAGTGGGCCTACCAGTCATGGGACGAGAGTCCATACAACAGGCCACTGTGGGGCGTTCACTCGTTCCGGTGGATGTGCACGGTGAGGACGAAGAACCGATTTATCAAGAAATTTCACCGAAGGCTAACAAAATGGTTCTCAACGAGTTTATAAGCAGTGAAACGAACAAGCGGTACTTAATGGTAAATAACAATCCAAACATACTGTACGCGCTGGTAGAAAACAAATCGCCACGTTCGTCAGGAAGGTTGGTGAAAGCGCGTTCGTTCACAAATATGCATGCATCGGTTGGCGTTACAGATCCCACGGTTACATCGACGCCGGTCAGTAAGCCTCAAAACAATACGAGCAAAAGCCACATGAAACCGAGCAATCGGCGTGTCACCATGTCGCCACATATGGAGGGACGTGCTGTGGATATTGTTAACATAGAGGAACGGGAAAATTCCCTATACAACACAGCGTTATCAGAAAATCTAAATACTCCACGACGCAGAACTACTGGTGATGTTGCAAACGGTGAAGGTACTAGTGGCCAAGCTAACAGGTCGTTTAATGCGACCGGAAGTACTGTCGGCAGCTCAATAAGGCGATCCTTGTTTACTCGGAAAACACACTCAGATCACAATCGTACTCTACCGCAACAACACCTGCATTCAACTGATGACAGTGATATTTCGATTTTACAGGAAGAAGAAAGTAGGGAAGAAGAATCCTCGTTGGAATCGTTACCGGAGGAGACACCGATTATATATGAACCACTGATCGTGCGGGAACGGGTTGAAGATCGGTTAGCATTTCGCAAGGAACACGAACATTTTCAGCAAAATCCTCCTGCATCGACGTCGTCATTTAGAACCGGGCGGTACAAGGGTAACCAGGAAGATCTGTTTTCGTTCGAAAAGGATATTATTGTCGAGGAAAACATGGGTGGGAGAAACGTGAAGGCAGGTGTAGAAAGTGGTGTAGGTGTAGGACAAAATTTGATCGTGTTAAAGGCACACAAATCAGTGCAAGTAAAGGTCGATGGGAATGGTGCTGCTCCTCTCGGTTGTTTCGATACGGATGGTGAGGTAAGTAGCTGAACATCTTAAGGGTTATGGAGACATAAATAAGTGCAATAGTGCATTAATAGCATTTTTCTTAACACAGATCGATTCATTACGGAAGTATGATGATAGAGAGATTGAAGAGCTAGTCCATTCACTCCACGACAATGTAACACTCTCGGACATGGGTACGCTAGACACGGAGACGACCGCTTCTTCGTTAATGGGTAACGAGCTCGATAACATTGGGTACGATACCGTCGACCTAGCTCAACCAGTTTCACGATCGTATCGTCAACCAGTGCGTAAAAATTTAACTATCGATACGGTGGATGTTTCTGAGCTGATCAGTCACGTTCCAGATGATAGTTTGTCAACTGGCAACCTGTCCCCTATCACGAGTTCTCCATCGAGCGGTAAAATGTCTACTTCCGGTACCGCCGTTATGCGCAATTTAAAGGACAAACTACGATCGTCTTTCCGCAAGAGTAgaacttttatcaaaaatgaACGACAACGCATCGCCAACTACCTACTGGAGGACAGATCTGGTAGCAAATCGTCGTCTGCAGCTAGCTCGCCACGTAGACATACGGTGCAGAAGACACATGCAAACCCTACTGGTACTAAACAGGATAGGCGTACATCAGATCGGCGTAAACAGGAGAGTGACATCGAAAGTGATGATATGTACCAATCGTTTACGCAGGGCAGTAACAGCATTGCGACGGGAAGCTCGATGACCGAGCTTAGCAGTCAGCATATGAATGAGCTGATGCAACAAATAATCCGACAGGGTGACGCTCGGAAACAGCTTAAACAAGCTCTCGCGATCTGTCGCAGTACGCGCGAATTCGAATGTTCGCCAGAGCTAATCGAGGCAGAACGGTTACTGTTGGTTGCAACGCAAAAGGAGACGGCAGTAAGAAATGAGCTGAACAAGATCGATTACCTAACCAACGGGATGACACTGGCCGAAGGTAAGCGTGTTGGAACGGTCACTCTGAGTAACTTTGAATTTCCACTAAAGGAAACAGCGGTACGGGACGCAATGTTCAATTACTTTTACGTTGTGGTATGCACGTACAAGCACGAGGTGAAAGCGACGATCGCCAAAGAGCGCTACACCGATGGTCGGGTGTATTTCCGTAATTGTGCTATACAGTTTAAAAATCTGGACGCCAACTACGAAATAAAGGTAGAGGTGTTTGTATTGCAGCTGCGTAAGAACGTGAAGAGTTACAGCTTTGAAAGCCGATACCATTTAGACAAGGTATGTGTACTGGATCTAAAAGCAACAAGAAACAACTGtgacatattttgtttttatttttaatacaggATTCTAAACGACCGCTCAGTTGTCCATCGCCATCGAAGAAACTACGCGAAGCCGGACGGATGTTGTCTTTTCGTTCAAACTCTCCGAAAACGTTTGACTTTGACAACGAATTTTCACGCTTCAAATCACAAGGTTTCCTATCGTTAACCTCCTTCATGCTGATTACGGCAAACGGAACAGAGGAGCAAGATGCTTCCGGAGAGGCCGGAGAAGAAAAGCCTTTCGATGCAACGTACGCAACCGCACGCTCCAATCACACGACACAGATGTCCACAATGTTGGAGACCGGTAATTCCTACTGCTCCACGTCGGGAAACTTCCAACCCGTCGTTTGCCGGCAGGATGGACAGAGCGTGGTGTTTATAGTGGAAGATTTCAAATATCTTACGCTCGACTCGATGGCGTACACAT
The DNA window shown above is from Anopheles funestus chromosome 3RL, idAnoFuneDA-416_04, whole genome shotgun sequence and carries:
- the LOC125769319 gene encoding uncharacterized protein LOC125769319 isoform X1, which translates into the protein MAGYLRQKAKKITSSKYSSELQENRKPIPGTTIANTTDSIADRARFLQNPAILDTLDTVHRSLLLNNLKFDTDEHAGLGGSSITDYSTLPGNQGRPKEELLESSTANTRKAVCDQTHLKVNIAEASTDVRLSRKQEILQEDLHHEGCGIADSTNEYASLDDELEALFGKDWNNNINGEGTERTSKVKMMVQQYEQKKDKVSRPVRTSAPTVGVDTAELCTDLAHPDVSSFGDVETSDFESASVTSGSSVCGDGGRRSVRTSSAFSEGSRDIASIDRFDMGIPTSRQQKQQEDLAGHNTMITININYRCDTNTLRTSKATCAEKAVDIMVSAPPQAVTGTKRKSLDNEKAITQQAAERHALSAAEIEEEDLMDLEQKPTMTDELKLNKSEDKTNKVLMEDAGSESMTDCMPKEHRGSLTNNRSCRTPDDEEYHDCDDLHESTLSFYEQAFSQPVTPQESKKRSSGVHASSGSSVECENDKLNGEQPMIQIVQELSEDHSEVTSKITLSKAQIRDMQKAYGARRSVDTAEELKRHSSSDEMGAHEKHEKRRKSLSNVTTKKRHDKSNLQRQQRIMDDNFCNEILDSTIHFDRLYGKNHPGRPVMEEQDIVSSPSPARPRAEECFSDSVVCEIASPGEESFDSVMSVGKLEGKPRYSGRTVGRLMMKRLKKLQSIGAQKMLDTSDASTSSSHQMSGPKKPPRTFANTAKRSTALPVPSCPLAKDVEERDPFDRAIGWNLDTKPRSHQVGWTVPASNGKNESIPAQIYSMLNYSEDEGRKQLIKTGNSKPAPQQSISSKGKSKYRTEGEPLGPKLEIDTVDGTRTPSRRHSTSTDFERFVRESNVKSTPHRKSDVCSRIETRRRIEQFLSEERHQVTEVQRKLPGVDRRRRTTGGIFERRRQQQENFLDDARRTNHEPRRKKISKGGQVSSVTPRNACCPAAAATIAGTTSRTNGKVEKRRTFRKAAILKRTRTLFEASKKKIWAMKRFETPKKQNNVSKTSPSDHSERDPNINRNSSAKKKYNLHHKHLGYTPVHLRCKTCGSGQVGGNGEEAVVPVNYRPTRQQPSSHAGLKSSKDENKENLCATNDENRRRKSGEETNRKSARSLNFAAVSQGQRLNPSPVERSDNEVSPRKSGKHLSETKFLKTLRNLKISPKRIFRFGSQSSTALDNRSTSSECHAQGEFQSYDDLNLDNVANMGDFLSNIRRKIAEDEVGLPVMGRESIQQATVGRSLVPVDVHGEDEEPIYQEISPKANKMVLNEFISSETNKRYLMVNNNPNILYALVENKSPRSSGRLVKARSFTNMHASVGVTDPTVTSTPVSKPQNNTSKSHMKPSNRRVTMSPHMEGRAVDIVNIEERENSLYNTALSENLNTPRRRTTGDVANGEGTSGQANRSFNATGSTVGSSIRRSLFTRKTHSDHNRTLPQQHLHSTDDSDISILQEEESREEESSLESLPEETPIIYEPLIVRERVEDRLAFRKEHEHFQQNPPASTSSFRTGRYKGNQEDLFSFEKDIIVEENMGGRNVKAGVESGVGVGQNLIVLKAHKSVQVKVDGNGAAPLGCFDTDGEIDSLRKYDDREIEELVHSLHDNVTLSDMGTLDTETTASSLMGNELDNIGYDTVDLAQPVSRSYRQPVRKNLTIDTVDVSELISHVPDDSLSTGNLSPITSSPSSGKMSTSGTAVMRNLKDKLRSSFRKSRTFIKNERQRIANYLLEDRSGSKSSSAASSPRRHTVQKTHANPTGTKQDRRTSDRRKQESDIESDDMYQSFTQGSNSIATGSSMTELSSQHMNELMQQIIRQGDARKQLKQALAICRSTREFECSPELIEAERLLLVATQKETAVRNELNKIDYLTNGMTLAEGKRVGTVTLSNFEFPLKETAVRDAMFNYFYVVVCTYKHEVKATIAKERYTDGRVYFRNCAIQFKNLDANYEIKVEVFVLQLRKNVKSYSFESRYHLDKDSKRPLSCPSPSKKLREAGRMLSFRSNSPKTFDFDNEFSRFKSQGFLSLTSFMLITANGTEEQDASGEAGEEKPFDATYATARSNHTTQMSTMLETGNSYCSTSGNFQPVVCRQDGQSVVFIVEDFKYLTLDSMAYTSNMVGKIGMNVRSEVRFECSDMSGFLDVGEKVDGDEGITWSRRWCQMNGFVLEFWNYPQECQEKQPILYIDLVKCINESIELADRSICSRPRTVRVEIFSSRVAAVGVSCNSSGIGSFRSSGRTTSPSSVGEPTGCGSDLRPISPNDGGRCHNNVTSFLLAADTQSDLKGWLSELNRVVKFLKEWKI
- the LOC125769319 gene encoding uncharacterized protein LOC125769319 isoform X2 encodes the protein MDEIRSDEHAGLGGSSITDYSTLPGNQGRPKEELLESSTANTRKAVCDQTHLKVNIAEASTDVRLSRKQEILQEDLHHEGCGIADSTNEYASLDDELEALFGKDWNNNINGEGTERTSKVKMMVQQYEQKKDKVSRPVRTSAPTVGVDTAELCTDLAHPDVSSFGDVETSDFESASVTSGSSVCGDGGRRSVRTSSAFSEGSRDIASIDRFDMGIPTSRQQKQQEDLAGHNTMITININYRCDTNTLRTSKATCAEKAVDIMVSAPPQAVTGTKRKSLDNEKAITQQAAERHALSAAEIEEEDLMDLEQKPTMTDELKLNKSEDKTNKVLMEDAGSESMTDCMPKEHRGSLTNNRSCRTPDDEEYHDCDDLHESTLSFYEQAFSQPVTPQESKKRSSGVHASSGSSVECENDKLNGEQPMIQIVQELSEDHSEVTSKITLSKAQIRDMQKAYGARRSVDTAEELKRHSSSDEMGAHEKHEKRRKSLSNVTTKKRHDKSNLQRQQRIMDDNFCNEILDSTIHFDRLYGKNHPGRPVMEEQDIVSSPSPARPRAEECFSDSVVCEIASPGEESFDSVMSVGKLEGKPRYSGRTVGRLMMKRLKKLQSIGAQKMLDTSDASTSSSHQMSGPKKPPRTFANTAKRSTALPVPSCPLAKDVEERDPFDRAIGWNLDTKPRSHQVGWTVPASNGKNESIPAQIYSMLNYSEDEGRKQLIKTGNSKPAPQQSISSKGKSKYRTEGEPLGPKLEIDTVDGTRTPSRRHSTSTDFERFVRESNVKSTPHRKSDVCSRIETRRRIEQFLSEERHQVTEVQRKLPGVDRRRRTTGGIFERRRQQQENFLDDARRTNHEPRRKKISKGGQVSSVTPRNACCPAAAATIAGTTSRTNGKVEKRRTFRKAAILKRTRTLFEASKKKIWAMKRFETPKKQNNVSKTSPSDHSERDPNINRNSSAKKKYNLHHKHLGYTPVHLRCKTCGSGQVGGNGEEAVVPVNYRPTRQQPSSHAGLKSSKDENKENLCATNDENRRRKSGEETNRKSARSLNFAAVSQGQRLNPSPVERSDNEVSPRKSGKHLSETKFLKTLRNLKISPKRIFRFGSQSSTALDNRSTSSECHAQGEFQSYDDLNLDNVANMGDFLSNIRRKIAEDEVGLPVMGRESIQQATVGRSLVPVDVHGEDEEPIYQEISPKANKMVLNEFISSETNKRYLMVNNNPNILYALVENKSPRSSGRLVKARSFTNMHASVGVTDPTVTSTPVSKPQNNTSKSHMKPSNRRVTMSPHMEGRAVDIVNIEERENSLYNTALSENLNTPRRRTTGDVANGEGTSGQANRSFNATGSTVGSSIRRSLFTRKTHSDHNRTLPQQHLHSTDDSDISILQEEESREEESSLESLPEETPIIYEPLIVRERVEDRLAFRKEHEHFQQNPPASTSSFRTGRYKGNQEDLFSFEKDIIVEENMGGRNVKAGVESGVGVGQNLIVLKAHKSVQVKVDGNGAAPLGCFDTDGEIDSLRKYDDREIEELVHSLHDNVTLSDMGTLDTETTASSLMGNELDNIGYDTVDLAQPVSRSYRQPVRKNLTIDTVDVSELISHVPDDSLSTGNLSPITSSPSSGKMSTSGTAVMRNLKDKLRSSFRKSRTFIKNERQRIANYLLEDRSGSKSSSAASSPRRHTVQKTHANPTGTKQDRRTSDRRKQESDIESDDMYQSFTQGSNSIATGSSMTELSSQHMNELMQQIIRQGDARKQLKQALAICRSTREFECSPELIEAERLLLVATQKETAVRNELNKIDYLTNGMTLAEGKRVGTVTLSNFEFPLKETAVRDAMFNYFYVVVCTYKHEVKATIAKERYTDGRVYFRNCAIQFKNLDANYEIKVEVFVLQLRKNVKSYSFESRYHLDKDSKRPLSCPSPSKKLREAGRMLSFRSNSPKTFDFDNEFSRFKSQGFLSLTSFMLITANGTEEQDASGEAGEEKPFDATYATARSNHTTQMSTMLETGNSYCSTSGNFQPVVCRQDGQSVVFIVEDFKYLTLDSMAYTSNMVGKIGMNVRSEVRFECSDMSGFLDVGEKVDGDEGITWSRRWCQMNGFVLEFWNYPQECQEKQPILYIDLVKCINESIELADRSICSRPRTVRVEIFSSRVAAVGVSCNSSGIGSFRSSGRTTSPSSVGEPTGCGSDLRPISPNDGGRCHNNVTSFLLAADTQSDLKGWLSELNRVVKFLKEWKI